A region of Geobacillus sp. 46C-IIa DNA encodes the following proteins:
- a CDS encoding sporulation protein yields MFKKLLSSIGIGSATVDTKLAKAKYAQGETVEGVVEVRGGSVEQRIDEIYLALVTTYIREIDDKKVEEKAVLARYRVCDSITIQPNETKTIPFQFALPYDVPVTLGSSKSWLQTGLDIKMALDPQDRDYLTIEPHPLVAAFLEAAHQLGFRLRHVQCEQAPRYWQRRLPFVQEFEFRPTGGAFRGRLDELEAIFFVSEHGVETILEIDRKARGFAGLLAEALDMDETLVRFTYGPNDIESLPQLLANAIRQYS; encoded by the coding sequence TTGTTTAAAAAACTACTAAGCTCCATCGGCATCGGATCCGCTACGGTCGACACGAAACTTGCTAAAGCGAAATACGCCCAAGGGGAAACGGTCGAGGGGGTCGTTGAGGTTCGCGGCGGCAGCGTTGAACAGCGCATTGATGAAATTTATTTAGCACTCGTCACCACATACATTCGCGAAATCGATGATAAGAAAGTCGAAGAAAAAGCTGTACTCGCCCGGTACAGAGTGTGCGACTCCATAACGATCCAGCCGAATGAAACAAAAACGATTCCGTTTCAATTTGCCTTGCCATATGACGTACCGGTCACACTCGGATCTTCCAAATCATGGCTGCAAACCGGCCTTGACATTAAAATGGCACTTGACCCGCAAGACCGTGATTACCTCACCATCGAACCGCACCCGCTCGTCGCAGCATTTCTCGAGGCAGCCCACCAGCTGGGATTCCGCCTCCGCCATGTGCAGTGTGAACAAGCGCCGCGCTATTGGCAACGGCGGCTGCCGTTTGTCCAAGAGTTTGAATTTCGACCGACAGGGGGAGCATTTCGAGGCCGCCTTGACGAATTGGAGGCCATCTTCTTTGTTTCCGAACATGGAGTGGAAACCATTTTAGAAATTGACCGCAAAGCGCGCGGATTCGCTGGATTGCTCGCCGAGGCGCTTGACATGGACGAAACGCTCGTCCGGTTTACCTACGGGCCGAACGATATCGAATCATTGCCGCAACTGCTGGCCAATGCCATTCGTCAATATAGCTGA
- a CDS encoding IS1182 family transposase — MYIYYNRDQLLLPMDLDIFIPEHHLCRIVDLAVEKMEPALLASLYPGGGRPAYHPKMLLKVILSAYANRIYSSRQIAKQLKENIYFMWLSGHQTPDFRTINRFRSERMKDVIYETFFSIVDLLRQEGLVKLEDYFLDGTKIEANANRYTFVWRKSTEKYDQKLEEKFRKIVASIEQVTKEDEEAEQEGDFQEKLEASPITSERIEAVIEQVEERLKKEPKNRTLKKAKRQLEQDLLPRKKKYEEYKERLGERNSFSKTDPDATFMRMKDDHMKNGQLKPGYNVQIGTENPFITGFSVHQRAGDAGCFIPHLEQLAAYGRPMPKQAIADSAYGSEENYTYGEKKEIVALIKYNTLDREQTKAWAKEIGRIENMTYDEELDEWICAKGERLVFLYERKETTDNGYVTVKRTYRCTACAGCPFQTACAKGKDTKTIRVSLKNQQQRQEIRERLSKEEGAATYRKRQIENEPVFGQIKHNQQFQRFLLRGIPKITLEWGLICAAHNLRKWAATTDPTKKKQDKIQK, encoded by the coding sequence ATGTACATTTATTATAACCGAGATCAACTCCTTTTGCCAATGGATCTTGACATTTTCATTCCGGAACATCATCTTTGCCGGATCGTGGATCTAGCAGTGGAAAAAATGGAGCCGGCTCTGCTTGCTTCCCTCTATCCCGGCGGAGGACGTCCAGCCTATCATCCGAAAATGTTGTTGAAAGTCATCCTGTCTGCCTATGCCAATCGGATCTACTCCTCTCGCCAAATCGCCAAGCAGTTGAAAGAAAACATTTACTTTATGTGGCTATCCGGCCATCAAACACCGGATTTCCGCACCATCAACCGATTTCGGTCGGAACGGATGAAGGACGTCATTTACGAAACGTTTTTCTCCATTGTCGATCTTCTGCGTCAAGAAGGATTGGTCAAGTTAGAGGATTATTTTCTGGATGGAACGAAAATCGAAGCCAATGCCAACCGATACACATTCGTTTGGCGCAAATCAACGGAAAAGTACGATCAGAAACTGGAGGAGAAATTCCGGAAAATCGTTGCCTCGATCGAACAGGTGACGAAAGAAGATGAAGAGGCGGAACAAGAGGGGGATTTTCAAGAAAAGCTGGAAGCTTCACCGATCACGTCCGAAAGGATCGAAGCCGTCATCGAACAAGTGGAAGAGCGCCTAAAGAAAGAGCCGAAGAATCGTACGTTAAAGAAAGCCAAACGGCAATTGGAACAAGATCTTCTCCCCCGTAAGAAAAAATATGAAGAATACAAAGAAAGATTAGGCGAACGGAACAGTTTTTCGAAAACGGATCCGGATGCCACGTTTATGCGGATGAAGGACGACCATATGAAAAACGGCCAGCTCAAACCGGGGTACAATGTGCAGATTGGGACAGAGAACCCATTCATCACGGGATTTAGCGTCCATCAACGGGCAGGGGATGCCGGATGTTTCATCCCGCATTTGGAGCAATTGGCCGCCTATGGGCGTCCAATGCCTAAACAAGCCATTGCGGATTCCGCCTATGGGAGTGAGGAGAACTACACGTACGGTGAGAAAAAGGAGATCGTCGCCCTGATCAAGTACAACACGTTGGATCGGGAACAAACGAAAGCGTGGGCGAAGGAGATCGGCCGAATCGAGAACATGACGTATGATGAGGAGTTGGACGAGTGGATTTGCGCCAAAGGGGAACGGTTGGTGTTTTTGTATGAACGGAAGGAAACGACCGACAACGGGTATGTTACCGTCAAACGGACGTATCGTTGTACGGCTTGTGCCGGATGCCCGTTTCAGACGGCATGCGCCAAAGGCAAAGACACGAAAACCATCCGCGTTTCCTTGAAAAATCAACAACAACGGCAGGAGATCCGTGAACGGCTGTCCAAGGAAGAAGGGGCGGCGACGTACCGAAAACGACAAATCGAAAACGAGCCGGTGTTTGGGCAAATCAAGCACAACCAGCAATTTCAGCGCTTTTTGTTAAGAGGGATCCCAAAAATTACCTTGGAATGGGGGCTTATTTGTGCTGCCCACAATTTGAGAAAGTGGGCGGCCACAACCGATCCAACAAAGAAAAAACAGGATAAAATTCAGAAATAA
- a CDS encoding septum formation initiator family protein translates to MKKTSVFGLVFLLLVSDCVNEAGGKAHLAKLNQQIQEQAQLIDQLKQQNEELAKKAAEWQTMNDERVLSAALAIVEALKAKDMDRLAMYVHPDKGVRFSPYGHVDIANDVVFAKDELPSLMESSRIYRFGTFDGSGEPIMMTFSDYFQKFVYGGCLKSVRIAFAFGTLFWIKKKKTVPLLV, encoded by the coding sequence GTGAAAAAGACGTCGGTATTTGGGCTGGTTTTTTTATTGCTAGTTTCTGATTGCGTGAACGAGGCGGGCGGCAAAGCGCATCTAGCCAAACTAAACCAGCAAATACAAGAACAGGCGCAGCTCATTGATCAGCTGAAACAGCAGAACGAAGAGTTGGCCAAAAAAGCGGCAGAGTGGCAAACAATGAACGATGAAAGGGTATTGTCGGCCGCATTGGCGATTGTCGAGGCGCTGAAGGCGAAGGATATGGATCGGCTTGCGATGTACGTTCATCCGGACAAAGGGGTGCGTTTCAGTCCGTATGGCCATGTCGATATCGCCAACGATGTCGTGTTTGCAAAAGACGAGCTCCCTTCACTCATGGAAAGCAGCCGCATTTATCGTTTCGGTACGTTTGATGGGTCTGGGGAGCCCATCATGATGACGTTTAGCGATTATTTTCAAAAGTTTGTTTATGGAGGATGTCTCAAAAGTGTTCGCATAGCGTTCGCTTTTGGGACACTTTTTTGGATAAAAAAGAAGAAAACCGTTCCTCTTTTGGTATAA
- a CDS encoding zeta toxin family protein, giving the protein MKFLEILNRLKRIFTKKAVRNHAKIKSTKEMYSVKGDKYSPKRHALHMSIVHTIMKQAPSSLKTERPIAILIGGGTASGKTMMRKTVIEKQLAEAGVQAIIVDPDDIKTYIPEYHSLQKNHPNDAARLVHKESRDISHLLLKQLIRHRKHFIYEGTMARTKAYKHLMKKLKKARYKVHIYIVDIPLELAKQRAEERAKMAGRKIPDQVIENTHKLVPRTFQAIKDLADRYYVYDNQDKLVLIASNDYIEPILYKKFLKKGEA; this is encoded by the coding sequence ATGAAATTCCTAGAGATACTAAATCGTTTAAAACGAATATTCACAAAAAAAGCCGTACGAAACCACGCAAAAATAAAGAGCACAAAAGAAATGTATTCTGTGAAAGGCGATAAATACAGCCCCAAACGTCACGCCCTGCATATGAGTATTGTCCATACGATCATGAAGCAAGCCCCTTCTTCCCTAAAAACGGAAAGACCCATCGCCATTCTCATTGGTGGCGGAACGGCTTCTGGAAAGACGATGATGCGAAAAACGGTGATTGAGAAACAATTAGCTGAAGCAGGTGTACAGGCAATCATCGTAGATCCCGACGACATAAAAACCTACATTCCCGAATATCACTCACTGCAAAAAAACCATCCAAATGATGCTGCCCGTCTCGTTCATAAAGAATCCCGGGACATTAGCCATTTATTATTGAAACAGCTGATTCGCCATCGCAAACATTTCATTTACGAAGGAACCATGGCTAGAACGAAGGCATATAAACATTTGATGAAGAAGCTAAAAAAGGCCCGTTATAAAGTGCATATTTATATCGTAGACATTCCGCTCGAATTAGCTAAACAACGGGCTGAGGAAAGGGCAAAGATGGCCGGAAGAAAAATTCCTGATCAAGTAATTGAAAATACACACAAGTTAGTCCCTCGAACGTTTCAAGCCATCAAGGACTTGGCCGATCGTTACTATGTATATGACAATCAAGACAAACTCGTACTTATTGCCTCTAACGATTACATAGAGCCCATCTTATACAAGAAGTTTTTAAAAAAAGGAGAAGCATAA
- a CDS encoding DUF3990 domain-containing protein codes for MLPAHDTCTVYHGTNLFAAKIIEKIGIRLDVQRELTDFGKGFYVTLNLQQAKNWAQIRAMHPQISPHLLDLLNMSQSQYFHHPEIKIPACLVYELNVKQLRQLNGKEFSLPHEPGWVRHQRSWEQFVFNCRTGKRHDYDYVYGPVAKGHLTNMEKIKVSHTKDQLSLNSMRAVNCLTTLDILVFKPEDISMKAVLLKQLWSHRQASENVRNDRFLREIRDELMTIGNLTSRQADQMLRQALTSLPFSSMIMHEPAAYWAFSILYGMRKLWHKEYEVYMKKKNEVRK; via the coding sequence ATGCTTCCCGCTCATGATACATGTACAGTTTATCACGGAACGAATCTGTTCGCCGCAAAGATCATCGAGAAGATCGGAATACGGCTTGATGTACAACGAGAACTGACTGATTTCGGAAAAGGTTTTTATGTTACACTAAACCTCCAGCAAGCCAAAAACTGGGCGCAAATTCGAGCCATGCATCCGCAAATTTCTCCCCACTTACTAGACTTGCTTAATATGAGTCAGTCTCAGTATTTCCATCATCCGGAGATCAAAATTCCAGCTTGTTTAGTGTATGAGCTGAATGTAAAGCAACTGCGGCAATTAAACGGAAAAGAGTTTTCTTTGCCCCATGAGCCGGGATGGGTGCGTCACCAACGATCATGGGAACAGTTTGTTTTCAATTGCCGTACGGGGAAGAGACATGATTACGATTACGTGTATGGACCGGTAGCTAAGGGGCATTTGACTAATATGGAGAAAATAAAAGTTTCCCATACAAAAGATCAGCTTTCTCTAAATAGCATGCGGGCCGTCAACTGTTTGACCACATTAGATATCCTTGTTTTCAAGCCGGAAGACATATCTATGAAAGCGGTTTTGTTAAAACAGTTGTGGAGTCATAGACAGGCCTCGGAAAACGTTAGAAACGATAGATTTTTGCGCGAAATCCGTGATGAATTGATGACGATCGGCAACTTGACTAGTCGTCAAGCCGATCAGATGTTGCGTCAAGCTTTAACGTCCCTTCCATTCAGTTCGATGATCATGCACGAACCGGCTGCCTATTGGGCTTTCTCTATTTTGTACGGGATGCGGAAGCTGTGGCATAAAGAGTATGAAGTGTACATGAAAAAGAAAAATGAAGTACGTAAGTAA
- a CDS encoding carbon starvation protein A: MSAVALLLISAIAFIVAYFTYGKYLDRKLGVDPNRTTPAVEMADGKDYVSTNRPVLLGHHFATIAGGGPIVGPISAAVFGWIPAVLWIVLGSIFFGGVHDYASLQASIRHKAQSIGTVIKEYIGKRGQTLFLSFSTATIILVVGVFIVLVADTFANVPAAATASLLFIFVAMLFGFFVNQMRVNFVLASIIGVIVMFACVWIGMVFPIKMSATFWVFFLIIYSYLASVLPVWLLLQPRDYLNSYLLYGMIFGGFIGILFANPTLQLAGFTGFYNEKLGPLFPILFITIACGAISGFHSLVASGTTAKQLDNERSGRFIAYGGMLIEGFLAVIVVCSVAYLTTEQFTQRLVELGGPIPAFSAGLGYFMSHFGIPEAAGTTFVALAASAFLMTTLDSATRLGRYGVQEFAEGRSKTFANPHIATGVIVVGAAALALSGTWSDLWPLFGSANQMLGALALLAVSVWLVKRGTKSWFTIIPMIFMFIVTLSALLVFMRTNFLNGNMFLVVCGFILFVLCIFLVIEAYRSFTKPKDKDTTVKA, encoded by the coding sequence ATGAGCGCGGTGGCCTTATTGCTAATTTCAGCGATTGCCTTTATTGTCGCTTATTTTACGTATGGCAAGTATCTTGATCGTAAGCTCGGCGTGGACCCAAACCGGACGACGCCGGCCGTCGAGATGGCGGACGGGAAGGACTATGTTTCCACCAATCGGCCCGTTTTGCTTGGACACCATTTCGCTACGATCGCTGGCGGCGGTCCGATTGTCGGTCCAATTTCCGCGGCGGTATTCGGTTGGATTCCGGCTGTGTTGTGGATTGTGTTAGGAAGCATTTTCTTTGGCGGGGTGCATGACTATGCCTCGCTGCAAGCATCGATCCGACACAAAGCGCAGTCGATCGGCACGGTTATTAAAGAGTATATCGGCAAGCGCGGCCAAACATTGTTTTTATCGTTCTCTACAGCGACCATTATTCTTGTTGTTGGCGTGTTTATTGTGTTGGTTGCCGATACGTTTGCCAACGTTCCGGCGGCAGCGACTGCTTCCCTACTGTTTATTTTCGTCGCGATGTTGTTTGGCTTTTTTGTCAACCAAATGCGCGTCAATTTTGTGTTGGCGAGCATCATTGGTGTCATTGTCATGTTTGCCTGCGTTTGGATTGGCATGGTGTTCCCGATTAAAATGAGCGCGACGTTTTGGGTGTTTTTCCTGATCATTTATTCTTATTTAGCATCTGTGTTGCCGGTTTGGTTGCTTTTGCAGCCGCGCGATTATTTGAACTCGTATTTGTTGTATGGCATGATATTCGGTGGGTTTATCGGCATTCTTTTTGCGAATCCGACGCTTCAGCTCGCCGGATTCACCGGCTTTTACAATGAGAAGTTAGGTCCGTTGTTCCCGATTCTCTTTATTACGATTGCCTGCGGCGCGATTTCTGGATTCCACTCCTTGGTGGCGAGCGGCACGACAGCTAAGCAGCTTGACAACGAACGAAGCGGCCGTTTCATCGCCTACGGTGGGATGCTGATTGAAGGGTTTTTGGCGGTGATTGTTGTCTGCTCGGTAGCGTATTTGACGACGGAGCAGTTCACACAGCGACTCGTTGAGCTGGGTGGACCGATTCCGGCTTTCTCTGCAGGTCTCGGGTATTTTATGAGCCATTTCGGAATCCCAGAAGCGGCAGGTACGACCTTTGTCGCTCTGGCGGCTTCAGCTTTTCTCATGACAACGTTAGATTCAGCGACGCGGCTTGGGAGATACGGTGTGCAAGAGTTTGCGGAAGGAAGATCCAAGACGTTTGCCAATCCTCATATAGCAACAGGAGTGATCGTCGTCGGTGCGGCGGCGCTGGCGCTCTCGGGAACGTGGAGCGATTTATGGCCGCTGTTCGGTTCTGCTAACCAAATGCTTGGCGCGTTGGCGTTGCTGGCCGTCAGCGTCTGGCTTGTTAAAAGAGGGACGAAGTCGTGGTTTACGATCATCCCGATGATCTTTATGTTTATTGTGACGCTTTCCGCGTTGCTCGTCTTCATGAGAACGAATTTCTTAAACGGCAATATGTTCCTTGTGGTTTGTGGGTTTATCTTGTTTGTCCTGTGTATCTTCCTCGTCATTGAGGCGTATCGTTCCTTTACGAAACCGAAAGATAAAGATACGACGGTCAAAGCGTAA
- a CDS encoding CC/Se motif family (seleno)protein: protein MDYSICIDDKAREWLREKGSVLTISKFQANHCCVPASEVWIEFQKPENENLYKKIVQHGITCFIEKGMEFKQNHLKVKLTGPPFFKTIRVEGFKYF from the coding sequence ATGGATTACTCCATTTGCATCGATGATAAGGCCAGGGAATGGCTGAGGGAGAAAGGAAGTGTGTTAACGATTTCAAAGTTCCAAGCGAACCATTGTTGTGTTCCGGCATCGGAAGTGTGGATTGAATTTCAGAAACCTGAAAATGAAAACCTTTACAAAAAGATTGTTCAACACGGGATTACGTGTTTTATAGAAAAAGGGATGGAGTTTAAACAAAACCACCTGAAGGTGAAACTGACTGGTCCACCCTTTTTTAAAACGATTCGGGTGGAAGGGTTCAAATATTTTTAA
- the rlmD gene encoding 23S rRNA (uracil(1939)-C(5))-methyltransferase RlmD, producing the protein MTDRAKQLFITDIHQLDKKGAGQAVVWHEEEGKRKKLKLTVPSTLPGEKVRVLIDRPKRRRANARLEEVIEAHPERLEPPCPHFDRCGGCVWQHWQYEGQLRHKTEHVKALLEQHGFDPNAVRETIGMEHPWHYRNKMEFTFSPEGLLGLHEQGNFRQVISLETCLIAGEKIVKAAMEVARWARDHQLPGYHKDAHEGLLRHLMVRESFATGEVMVALFATEAPEGELKQAAADLAERITEALPEVKSLLWLENRAWADRAQAEQTHVLAGRDFIYDELCGFRYRLWVDTFFQTNPVQAAKLVELALEMGDPQPHEKMIDLFCGVGTFSLPFAKRVKALAGIEIVETSIESAKRNAKDNGIDNTYFLARDARRGIDEVLEQFGRPELLLLDPPRSGAGGKVMRKIGRAQPERVVYVSCNPETLAADMAELVPFGYRLKMVQPVDLFPHTAHVECCALLVKSS; encoded by the coding sequence TTGACAGATCGTGCAAAACAATTATTCATTACGGACATTCATCAGTTAGATAAAAAAGGAGCCGGGCAAGCGGTCGTTTGGCACGAAGAGGAGGGAAAGAGAAAAAAGCTCAAACTCACTGTCCCATCCACGCTTCCTGGCGAAAAGGTGCGGGTGTTGATCGATCGGCCGAAACGCCGGAGGGCCAATGCTCGATTGGAAGAGGTGATCGAGGCGCATCCAGAACGGCTGGAACCGCCTTGTCCGCATTTTGACCGCTGTGGCGGCTGTGTCTGGCAGCACTGGCAATACGAAGGGCAATTGCGGCATAAAACAGAGCATGTGAAGGCGCTCTTAGAGCAGCACGGATTTGACCCGAACGCTGTGCGCGAGACGATCGGGATGGAGCATCCGTGGCATTACCGCAATAAAATGGAGTTTACGTTTTCTCCGGAGGGGTTGCTTGGGCTGCACGAGCAAGGGAATTTCCGGCAAGTAATTTCGTTGGAGACATGCCTCATCGCCGGCGAGAAGATCGTCAAAGCGGCCATGGAGGTGGCGCGTTGGGCGCGCGATCATCAGCTGCCTGGATATCACAAAGATGCGCATGAAGGGCTGCTTCGCCACCTAATGGTGCGCGAATCGTTTGCGACCGGGGAAGTCATGGTGGCGCTTTTTGCGACCGAAGCGCCGGAAGGGGAGTTGAAACAAGCAGCCGCTGACTTGGCGGAACGGATCACGGAGGCGCTTCCGGAAGTGAAAAGCTTGCTTTGGCTTGAGAACCGGGCGTGGGCGGACCGCGCTCAGGCGGAACAAACGCACGTGTTGGCTGGCCGTGATTTCATTTATGACGAATTGTGCGGGTTCCGTTACCGTCTCTGGGTTGATACGTTTTTCCAAACGAACCCGGTGCAGGCAGCCAAACTAGTCGAACTGGCGTTGGAAATGGGAGACCCGCAGCCGCATGAAAAAATGATTGACCTCTTCTGCGGGGTTGGCACGTTTTCTTTGCCGTTCGCCAAGCGGGTCAAGGCGTTAGCTGGCATTGAAATTGTGGAAACATCGATCGAATCGGCCAAACGCAACGCGAAAGACAACGGCATTGACAACACGTACTTTTTGGCGCGGGACGCCCGGCGCGGCATCGATGAGGTGCTCGAACAGTTCGGAAGACCGGAGCTGTTGCTTTTGGATCCTCCGCGTTCGGGGGCGGGCGGGAAGGTGATGCGCAAAATCGGCCGGGCTCAGCCGGAGCGGGTTGTGTATGTCTCGTGCAATCCGGAGACGTTGGCAGCTGATATGGCCGAATTGGTCCCATTTGGATATAGATTGAAAATGGTCCAGCCGGTTGATTTATTTCCGCATACCGCGCACGTTGAGTGCTGTGCGTTGCTTGTAAAATCATCATGA